The following nucleotide sequence is from Dehalococcoidia bacterium.
TCCGTCATTGACGACGTAATCCTTGCCTTCCTGTCGCAGCACTCCCTGCCTCTTCGACTCAGCCTCGCTTCCCCACTTCTTCAGGTCATCGTAGGCCACGACCTCGGCTCTTATGAATCCTCGCTCCATATCGGAGTGAATTGCTCCTGCTGCGCGTGAGGCTGAGTCCCCGTTCGTGATCGTCCACGCGCGGACATCCTTCGGCCCTCCCGTGAAGAACGTGATCTGGTCGAGTGCCTGGTAGGAGAGCCTTACCATCCTGTCCAGTCCCGATTCACCCACAGCCAGCGACTCGCGGAACTCGGCCTCGTCTTCTGCAGACATCTGGGCTAGCTCCATCTCCAGGCTCCCGATCAGGACTGCCGTCAACACATCGCCTTCAGCAATCTCTGAATCCAGTCGCTCCTGGATCTCATCGACCTCATCGACCTGGTCCTCTCCCGCGTTCACCACGACGATCACGGGCTTGGCGGTGAGGAACTGAAACTCTTTAACTCTTCTGTGCTCGTCTGCACTCAGCCGGTGATTTCGGATGGGAATTCCAGATTCGAGCCCTTTCTTGAGAACGGACAACAGCGCCCGCTCCCTTATCAGTGTGTCCTTATCGCCTGACCGAGCACCCTTGCTGTTCTGGTCGATTCGCTCGATTCGACGGTCAAGTATCTCAAGGTCTGCAAACGTCAGCTCGTAGAGCATGGTCTCGATGTCGCGAAACGCATCGACGCCATCGCCACCGTCAGGTACTGAAGGGTCCTCAAAGCCTCTTGCGACTATCACCAGGGCGTCAGCGGTCTGTAGCTGGTTCAGGTACACGCCGGACACGCCCCGAGTCTTTCCCAGGCCTTCTGGTGCAGCGGGAAGATCGACGTAGGTTATTTCGGCCTGCGTCGTCCTGGTTGGCTGATAGATCTCAGTTAACGTGCCCAGCCTGCCATCAGGGACTTTGGCAACCCCAATGTTGGGCCTGGAACTGGAGGTGTACTGCGCGACCTGGGCCGATCCCCTGGTGGCAGCATTAAAGATAGTAGTCTTGCCGCTGTAGGGCAGTCCGATTATCGTGATCTGCATGTGGTCAGACGCGCTGCCTCATTCGTCGTCGAGTCTCCTGTACTCGCCGTCGATCACTCTCTTGCCCTTGCCAGCGTCGTGCCTTGTTCCCTCCTGCGGCGGAGAACCAGAGGCTTCCATTAGCACTTCTCTCGGAGATAGAAGCATGAACATCATTCCCGCCAGGACCAGTACAAGGAGGTCATCCAGTCTACCGATACCCCACGGAATGAAGTCGGGAACAAGGTCAATCGGCAGGATAATGTACGCAACTGCTGCCGGCAAAAGCAGCTTGAGCCGTAACGGTACCCGACTGTCAACCATAAGCCTGAATAGAATTCGCGGGATGCCCGTCATGCTTAACAGGTAGAACAGGCCACGTAGCATGAGACACCCCCTTCAGTTTCTTATACAGATTATAGCTGCAACCGCGCCGAAGTGGAATCGAAAGATGATCTCAGTGGTCATCTCTTTGAGCTGGCATCAAGTCCTCTCTCTCTCACAGGGCTTACAAGGGTAGGTAAACCGACAAATCGTTCGTCCTGAGCTTTTCGAAGGACATCCCCATCCCTTGGACTCCAGCCTTCGCCAGAATGACGATTGGCCAAAAACTACCCTTGTCCGCTCTCTCAAGGAGACCACCAGGGTGGGGATGATACTTGGCGAGTGCCTGCACAGGACAGTTTAAGGGCTCCTGGGGGCTTCCTCAGTCGCATGCCGATCACACTTCGCCTTGCCCGCCCCAGTAGTCGACCAATACAATTCAACTAACCCCCACCCATCTGTGAGAGAGGGAGTACCCATCCAATGACCACGCTCCGGGAGAGTGACCCGCAGATCGCCGAGGCCATCGAGGGCGAGATTCGCAGGCAGCGAGAGAACATAAACCTCATCGCCTCAGAGAACTACGCCAGTCGTGCCATCCTCGAGGCCCAGGGCTCGGTGATGACCAACAAGTACGCTGAGGGCTATCCTGGAAGGCGCTACTACGGTGGCTGCGAGTTCATCGACGTGGCGGAGAGCCTGGCCATCCAGAGAGCCAAAGAGCTATTCGGAGTCGACCACGCCAACGTGCAGCCCCACTCCGGCGCTCAGGCCAACATGGCCGCATACTTCGCCACGATCCAGCCTGGCGACACTGTGATGGGGCTGAGCCTCGACCACGGCGGCCACCTAACGCATGGCAGCCCAGTCAACTTCTCCAACAAGCTGTACGAGTTCGTGCCCTACACGGTCGATCGCGAGTTGGAGCTGATCGACTATGACGAAGTACGCCGCCTGGCGCAGGAGCACTGTCCCAAGATCATCGTTAGCGGAGCTACTGCGTACACCCGTACTATTGAATTCGATAAGTTCCGTGAGATCGCCGATGAAGTAGACGCCATCCTCATGGCCGACATCGCCCATATCGCAGGCCTCATCGCCGCTGGAGAACATCCATCGCCTGCCGGTCACGCCCAGATGATAACGTCCACAACCCACAAGACCCTGAGAGGGGCTCGCGGGGGTATGGTCCTGTGCGATTCAGACCTCGCCCGCAATGTGGACCGTGCCGTCTTCCCCAACGCACAGGGAGGGCCCCTGCAACACGCCGTGGCAGCCAAGGCAGTCACGTTCGGTGAGGCGATGACCGACGAGTTTGCCTCCTACCAGCAGCAGGTCCGCGCGAACGCCAAGGCATTGGGAGAGGCACTGACCAACGGTGGCCTCAGACTAGTCTCTGGCGGGACTGACAATCACATGGTGCTGGTCGACCTGCGTCCCCTGGATGTCACTGGACGCCAGGCTGAAGAAGCCCTTGGGCGTGCCAACATCGTCGTCAACCGCAACGCCATTCCTTACGATCCGAAGCCACCCCGTGTCGCAAGCGGTGTCCGACTCGGCGCCGCAGCCATCACCAGCAGGGGGTTGAAGGAGAACGACACACGTAAGATCGGCGAGCTAATCCTGAGAGTCCTTAACGACATCGGCAACGATTCAGTTCAATCTCAAGTGCGAGACGAGGTACTTGGGCTGACACCGAACTTCCCGATACCGGGCATAGACTTCTAGCGGAGCGTGGTGTGCCGAAGGTCAGGGATGCGATACGGCTTGTAGAGAGGGACGGATGGCTGCATGTACGAACCCGGGGAAGTCATCGACAGTTCCGGCACCCTGATAAGCCAGGGAAGGTAACTATACCGGGACATCTCAGCAAGGACCTGTCGCCGTCAATGTGGAACAGTATCTTGAGACAAGCGGGACTCAAGGGGGAAAGGCAATGAATCTGAATTATTCCGTAGTCTTTGAGCGGATGCCCGACAACTACGGAGCCTACGTGCCGGATTTGCCGGGCTGCATTAGTGCGGGTGATACTTGGAAGGAAGTCCAGGAGATGATTCGGGAAGCTATCGCCTTTCACGTAGAGGGCCTGGTGGAAGACGGGGAGCCGCTGCCGACGCCGAAACTGTCGATCAGCGATGCGATGGCTTATCACATCGCAAACCTTTCCGAGATCGAAGAGTCCTCTCTTGAACTGGAAACCACGTTCGGCATGGTTGAAGTCGAAGTCGGGTTACCAGTGCCAGCCGAGGTGAGTTGACCGCGTTCCCAGTACCATGCATCGACTTCTGACTCAACCAGCATCCATCCGCCGAAAAACATACATTTAAGGCTGATCTCGTGATGGCATTCATGCCGAAATAGCACGTCCGTTAGAATCAGACGTAGGAAGTTGTACGATGCCAAGTCAGGCTGGGAGCGAAGTATTGAGTAGGTCCGCAGTGCCAGCAGCAGGCACTTTACCCGATGGTGACGAGGCCGGCCCTTGATCTGGCTCAAGTGGTCATGGCGAGACCTGCGTTCCAGATGGGTCCAGGTCGCTGCCATTGCGATAGTGATCGCAGTCGGCACCGGTCTGTTTTCAGGCCTGCGAAGCATGAACGTGTGGCGCGGCCTGTCCAACGAGGCCAGCTACGCTGTGGCTAACACGTTCGACCTCCGCGTTGAACTCAGTGAAGGCAACCTTGTGGATCGCGGCACTCTGCTGCGAGTCCTTTCAGATGTCGACACGGGCTCCGTTGCTGTTGCCGAGGAACGACTGATACTGCCGACGCAGGTCTCAATCGAGACAGCTGCGGAGACGATTCTAGTTCCTGGGCGCATCGTAGGCGTTGACGTAGCTAATGGCGGTCCCCACGTAAACTCCCTGCACCCTCAGGTAGGAAGAAACCTCACCGAGGCTGACGCTGAGTCTAACGTCGTAACCCTGGAGCACAACTTCGCCAAGTTCTATGATCTACCACCTCAGGGCTCAGCCCTCCTCGCAGGCGCGGAGCAGGTCGAATACGTAGGCCAGTCACTCGCTCCTGAATACTTCTTCGTCGTAACCCCTGAAGGAGGAATACTCGCCCAGGCAAACTTTGCGGCAGTCTTCACATCGATAGAAACCGCCCAGCAGCTAACCGGCATGGAGCGCAAGGTCAATGACCTCGTCCTGAGGCTTGAGCCCGGAGCGGACGAGGACTTGCTGTACGACTCCATGAGTGAGCGCTTCGGGCAGATTGGTGGAACGGTCAGCCGGCGGCTCGACGATCCATCGATCAGGCTTATGATCGAGGACGTAGAAGGCGACCAGCAGTTCAATACCGTGCTCGCAATTGCGATATTCGGGGGCGCGGTCTTCGCAGCGTTCAACCTGACCAGCCGGATCGTGGACTCCCAGAGGCGAGAAATCGGTGTGGCAATGGCTCTGGGTGTGCCGACGAGGCTGGTTGCGCTCAGGCCTCTCTTATTCAGCGCACAGGTCGCGCTACTTGGCGTGATATTTGGCATCGCGATGGGAATCGGAGTTGCCGAAGCCCTCGGGAGCTATCTGTCCGACTTCCTGCCGCTCCCCGCGTGGCGAACGCCGTTCCAGTTTGGTGTGTTCGCGGCTGCGGGCGCCATTGGCTTCCTGGTCCCGTTCCTTGCAACCGCTATTCCGGTATGGAATGGAGTCAGGGTGGCCCCAATAGAGGCCATCAGGACTGGTCACCTTGCCGACCGCGCTGGTGGGATGCCCAAGCTGCTCTCAATGGTAAGGATTCCAGGACAGACCTTAAGGCAGATTCCCTTCAGAAACGTGGCCCGAGCACCTCGCCGGACGCTGCTGACCGCTTTGGCGATAGGCGCCATAGTAGCCGTCATGGTGACCGTGCTTGGAATGCTCGACTCTTTCATAGAGACAATCGACCGCGTAGGGACCGCTACCGCAGGTACGTCGCCAGACCGCGTAGAGATTGCATTCGATACCGTCTATCCGACGGATTCCCCGTTAGTTGAGAATATCCTTGACTCGCCGAGTGCCGGTTCGACAGAGACTTTATTTCGTACTGGCGGGTTGCTGTCGCATGGCGAAGAGGCCTTTGAGGTCCTTGTCGAGTTCATAGACTACGAGAGCGACCTCTGGCTCCCAACAATAGTGGATGGTTCGTTCGATGCCTCCGGTCCTGGTGTCGTGATTGCCGAAAAGGCAGCAGAGGACCTTGGGGTTGGACCCGGAGACACGGTCACTCTGAGTCACCCTACTGTGTCCAGCGATGGCGTGTTCAGCCTTGCTCAGTCGGAACTGGAAGTTGTCGGGCTGCATGCGAACCCGCTGAGGATAGGGACTTTCGTAGACTGTCGACATTGCGGGTCGCTGGGAGTTGCTGACATGACGAACGTCGTCTTGGCAATGCCAGCGCCTGGGGTCGAGGTGGACACACTCAAACAGGAGATGTTCGGCCGCCCCGGCGTGGCGTCGGTCCAGAAGGCGACGGCATCGAGTGAGGTGTTTCAGGACCAGTTCGAGCAGTACACTGGCATCTTGGGATTCATATTGGCTTTTGTCGTCCTGTTGGCGCTGCTGATCGCATACAACACCGCAAGTATCAACATGGACGAGAGGCGACGTGAGCACGCGACCATGCTGGCCTACGGATTGCCAGCCCGTACGATTCTGGGTATGGCGATGACTGAGAGCGCTGTACTTGGCCTCATCGCGACAGCCTTTGGGATGGTCGGCGGCTATCTGATGCTTCAGTGGGTAGCCAACGTTCTCATGCCAAACGCATTCCCCGACCTTGGACTCCAGATTGTGTTCAACCCCGCCAGCCTCGTTACGGTTATCGCACTGAGTGTAATCGCTGTAGCTGTCGCCCCCGTATTCACGATATTCAGACTGAGGAAGACTGACATCCCATCGACACTGCGGGTAATGGAGTAGCAGAACTCCAGCCCATGGCGTTATCACATTGATTCAGTTGATATATGGAGATGACCTGGTAGGAGTCGAGGAGGCCCTGGCCGAGAGGACGGCTAACTCCGGCTCCGATGATCTGCGCGACATCAACCAGATCACTCTGCGTGCCGACGACCTGACACCAGACTCTGTGATGGCAGCGGCTTTCACTGTGCCCTTTATGACCGACCGTCGGACCGTCGTCGTCAAGGACCTGCTTACAAGGTTTGAACGAGGCAGGCCCCGTCGGGGCTCATCGCCTGCTGGAGGCAGAGATCCCCTGGGTGAGTGGTCAAGTCTGCTGGACCAGCTTGGCGCCATGCCGCCTACCACCGATCTTCTCTTTGTGGACGGTGGACTGTCGGGTAACAACCCCTTGCTAAGGCGGCTGTCTCCGATGTCAGAGGTGCACGAGTTCAGGATGCCATCCGACCGCGACCTGCCTGCTTGGATATCCAGTCGTGCAACCAGGATCGGCGTGAACATCGACCGAAACGCATGTGCCGTATTGGCGGATGCCGTTGGGCGCCAGCCGATGCTTATTGACTCAGAACTTCATAAGCTCGCACTATACTGCGGGGACAGACCGGCGTCCGCTGAGGATGTCAGGGAAATGGTGGCCTACGTTCGCGAGGCCAACATATTCCAGGCTGTCGACGCCGTTATCGACGGCAGGTCCGACGTTGCTCTCCGGCTGATTGGCCGAATTATGGACGACGGCAACCCGGCGGTCTATGTCATGACCATGATCGCTAGGCAGATACGTCTCCTGCTAATGACCAACGACTTGTTGAGCAGGGGAGAGCCGCAGGATCAGTTAGGTCGCCGCATACGTCTCTCGGGATGGGTACTGAACAAGACGCTCCAACAGGCCCGCCGTACCAGCCAGCAGAACCTGGAATATATGCACGAACGGCTGGTGGAGACCGATCTGCTTCTGAAGACCAAGCCGATCGACGAGCAACTCGCACTGGAGATGCTCGTCGCCGAGTTGACCACGCACCGCTTCTAGTGCGAGGCAATGCGGAGTCCGAGGACCCGGACTCCGATGTCTTCGTTAGATCGTGAAGCTGTCAAGGAGCTGAGACACAGGCCGCGCTGGGGCCTTCTCCGAGATATTGTCGATCCTCTGGTCGAACGTAGGACGGTCGGTGTCCTTATAGACAACACCGAGAGGGACGCCTGGGGCCGACGCTATCTGGAAGGCTGCTTCCGGATCAGTCTCGTCATAGTCGTCTGGAATGTCGTACGCGATCCCGGGGATGCCCTTGCGGCTGTTGCCCCTCAGCAGGTCGTAGGTATTGTTGTATTCGGTGCATGGTGACTGGACGTGGACGATGGAGAATCCTGGATGTTCCATCGCCTCAGACATCATGGCGGACATTGGGCGAACCTGGCTCGACATCGTGGAAGCTATGTACGAGACGCCCATGCTCAGATACATCTGGAACGGGTTGAGCTTCTCTTCGGCTTTGCCGAATGGTGTAGAGCTGGTGACCACGCCAAGCTCAGTCGTTGGCGAGCTCTGGCCCTTGGTAAGGCCGTAGACGCCGTTGTCCATGACGACCGCGGTAACGTTGAGGTTGCGGGCCGCCTGTGGCCCTATGTGCTCGAAGCCGATGCCGAGGAAGTCGCCATCTCCAGCTACCACTACCACGTTCAGGTCCGGTCGGGCCATCTTCACGCCCATCGCGATGGGTAGTGAGCGACCGTGGATCCCGTGGAAGCCGTATGGCTGCTCGTCGCTCTCGAGCATGTGGACCATGTTCCCGGAGCAGCCGATGCCAGCCACGACCACGTTGTTCTCCATTGGCGCCTCTGTCTCGGACACGCGGCGTTGGAGGGCCCCCTCAAGGGCTCGGCGTACACCGAAGTCGCCACAGCCTGGGCACCACTTGAAATCGTACTCAGGGTTCTTTGAGGTCATGCTGGCACACTCTCCTTCTGATGGATGCCTGCCTTTTCAGTTATGGCCTGCACCAGGTCTTTCGTCTTGAAGGGCAGTCCGGTGATCTGCGTAATGGACTCTGCGTTGATTCCGAGCATCCTCAGATGCGCGGACATCTGGCCCATGAAGTTGAGTTCAGGGACGATCACCAGGTCCTTGCTTCGCAGTTCCTCCACCATTCCGCTGGGAAGCGGATTCAGGAACATCGTGTAGTACCAACCCAGGTCCGCGCCCTGTGCTGTGAGTTCACGCCACGCTCCGAGTGCGGGCCCCTTGGAGCCGCCCCACGGCATCACTGCGACGCTTGCCGATGTGTTCTCGCTCTCGTAGGAGCCGTCCCTCAGCAGGTCGAGCTTGCTGAACCGGCGCGTGGTCATCTGGATGTGGCGCTCCGGCCTGTGGGTGGTGTCACCCATGCCGTCGTGCTCCGACCCGTTAGCGACGTACGAGCCCGGCCCACCCGGTATGGGCATCGGGGAGATCTCCCAACTCTCATACCTGTGATAGCCGTTAGTGCCCTGGTAGGTCTTTCTGCCTTCCACATTGACCTTCGACAGGTCAGGCTTGGGAATGTTCTGGTTGCGCTCAGACAGCATGTGCTCGCTCAGGATTCCGCCCAGTTGAGCGCATGGATCGCGGCGTAGAAGCACTCTTCGACGGTGCCCGGAGCGATGATCGGAAGCTGCACATCGCCGTGGCCCGGGTACATCGCGGTCATCAGGTCGGACTGCTCTGTCTTGGTGGGAAGACCCGTGGACGGCCCACCGCGTTGGATGTCGGCGACGACCAGCGGAATCTCAGCCATCCATGCGAGTCCGAGTCCTTCGCTCATTAGGGAGAAACCTGGCCCGGCTGTCCCTGTCATCGCCTTCTTGCCCGCGAAACCGGCGCCTATGATGCTGGTGATCGACTCGATCTCAGACGTCGCCTGGTACACGAACTTGCCGGGTCCCGCGAGGTTGCTCTCCAGCCAGACGAGCAGNNNNNNNTAGACGTCGAGCCCGGCCGCCATCGCACCTACGGCCAGCGCCTGGTTGCCGTTGATAAGTATCTGGTCTATTCCGGGAGGAATCGGGTCTGTCAGTTCTCCGAGACTGAACCCGCTCTTCTCTGCCTCTGCGCGGCCGAGTGCGAGCGCCTGATGGTTCGACTCGATGATCTGCTGGTCGTTCGGACGTCCGCGCGTGAACCGCTTGGTCACGAAGTCCTCGAGGATCACCTGCCTGATGTTCACCAGGTACGCGAGCGCGCCCATGACGATCATGTTCGCCGCCCGAGCGTTGCCCGTAGAGCGGGCCAGCTCGTCGAATGGCATGCCAAAGCTCTTGCCGTCTGGCTCGAGATCGACTTCCTCGGAGTTGAATATGATCACCCCGGAGTCGGAGACCTCGTCCTTGTGAGTCTCGTAGGCATACTCATCGAACGCGACCAACACGTCCAACTCGTCACCGGAGCTCAGAACTTCCTCGGTCGCGATGCGAGTCTGTGTCCAGACCGGACCGCCCCTGATCTGGGATGGGAACGTCGAGAACGTTTGCACGTAGTACCCTACCTGCGCGTTGGCCTGGGCAAAGCCCTCAGCCGACGTCACGACGCCTGCGCCGCCTTCTCCGGCGAACCGGACTACAAAATCTGTCTTCTTCAATTCACTCACTCCCTGCTGGCCTTGGCCGCGCTACGCGCGGGTGGCGCACATAGCCACCCGTCGCAGCTACATCAGACTGGAGTCATTCAACGCACGCGCGGCCTTTGGCGTGCCTTCAAACAGTACGGCCCTCCGGAGCTTCGTCTGGCGGGCCGTTGAATTACCTCTATGGTCAGTGGGCAATTGCTGTGTTGTGGTGCTTTCGCGGCAGGCGACTCGCGAGGTCGCGCTGTTGTATTTGAACGCATCTACCGCACACTTGAATATATCAGGGCTGATTTTGGAGTGTCAATTGCGACGAAGGTTCCAGGGAGGGACAAACCTGTTTGGTAGACCGTTCTTTTCACTCACTCTTGGACGATATCCCTTATCCCATCCGCCAACGAAATCCTCGGCTCCCACCCAAGCACGGACTTTGCCCTCGAGCAGTCCGAAGACTTCCGCAGCTCCTCGAACTCGCCCCTTGGATTTGGGATGATGTGCTCCACCTCGCCTCCGATCATCGCCGCGATCTCGTTCACCGACGTCTCTTCGTTCGGCCCGACGTTCAGCACCACGTTCTCGCCCACGGGAAGCTCCTCGCTCGCCGCCAGCAAATTGGCCCGAACCACGTCGGACACGTGCGTGTAGCTCCTCGTCTGCTCGCCGTCTCCGTAGATCGTCAGCGGCCTGCCCTCGTCCCGCAGCTTCAGGAATCTAGGGATGACCAGCACGTACGCGCCCGTCGTAGTCTGACCCGGACCGTACACATTGAAGTACCGCAACGACACCACGCTCATCCCGAACAGCCGCGCGAACATGGCCCCGTACTGCTCGCCGATGTACTTGTGCAGCGCATACGGCGACTTAGGATTCGGCTCCATGTCCTCCTGCATGACGTGCGTGTCCTGCT
It contains:
- the ychF gene encoding redox-regulated ATPase YchF; this encodes MQITIIGLPYSGKTTIFNAATRGSAQVAQYTSSSRPNIGVAKVPDGRLGTLTEIYQPTRTTQAEITYVDLPAAPEGLGKTRGVSGVYLNQLQTADALVIVARGFEDPSVPDGGDGVDAFRDIETMLYELTFADLEILDRRIERIDQNSKGARSGDKDTLIRERALLSVLKKGLESGIPIRNHRLSADEHRRVKEFQFLTAKPVIVVVNAGEDQVDEVDEIQERLDSEIAEGDVLTAVLIGSLEMELAQMSAEDEAEFRESLAVGESGLDRMVRLSYQALDQITFFTGGPKDVRAWTITNGDSASRAAGAIHSDMERGFIRAEVVAYDDLKKWGSEAESKRQGVLRQEGKDYVVNDGDVVHVLFNV
- the holA gene encoding DNA polymerase III subunit delta, with amino-acid sequence MIQLIYGDDLVGVEEALAERTANSGSDDLRDINQITLRADDLTPDSVMAAAFTVPFMTDRRTVVVKDLLTRFERGRPRRGSSPAGGRDPLGEWSSLLDQLGAMPPTTDLLFVDGGLSGNNPLLRRLSPMSEVHEFRMPSDRDLPAWISSRATRIGVNIDRNACAVLADAVGRQPMLIDSELHKLALYCGDRPASAEDVREMVAYVREANIFQAVDAVIDGRSDVALRLIGRIMDDGNPAVYVMTMIARQIRLLLMTNDLLSRGEPQDQLGRRIRLSGWVLNKTLQQARRTSQQNLEYMHERLVETDLLLKTKPIDEQLALEMLVAELTTHRF
- a CDS encoding 2-oxoacid:acceptor oxidoreductase subunit alpha, with product LLVWLESNLAGPGKFVYQATSEIESITSIIGAGFAGKKAMTGTAGPGFSLMSEGLGLAWMAEIPLVVADIQRGGPSTGLPTKTEQSDLMTAMYPGHGDVQLPIIAPGTVEECFYAAIHALNWAES
- a CDS encoding NAD-dependent epimerase/dehydratase family protein — encoded protein: MKHVVTGGCGFIGSHLVDRLVELGHEVLVVDDLSTSEGRSVNPEATLIEGSVTDLELLKTATEGADCVFHTAAWARVPRSIDDPVGTHAVNVNGTLNVLQAARENGIGRVVYSSSSSVYGEQDTHVMQEDMEPNPKSPYALHKYIGEQYGAMFARLFGMSVVSLRYFNVYGPGQTTTGAYVLVIPRFLKLRDEGRPLTIYGDGEQTRSYTHVSDVVRANLLAASEELPVGENVVLNVGPNEETSVNEIAAMIGGEVEHIIPNPRGEFEELRKSSDCSRAKSVLGWEPRISLADGIRDIVQE
- a CDS encoding 2-oxoacid:ferredoxin oxidoreductase subunit beta (catalyzes the coenzyme A dependent formation of succinyl-CoA from 2-oxoglutarate and ferredoxin), translated to MTSKNPEYDFKWCPGCGDFGVRRALEGALQRRVSETEAPMENNVVVAGIGCSGNMVHMLESDEQPYGFHGIHGRSLPIAMGVKMARPDLNVVVVAGDGDFLGIGFEHIGPQAARNLNVTAVVMDNGVYGLTKGQSSPTTELGVVTSSTPFGKAEEKLNPFQMYLSMGVSYIASTMSSQVRPMSAMMSEAMEHPGFSIVHVQSPCTEYNNTYDLLRGNSRKGIPGIAYDIPDDYDETDPEAAFQIASAPGVPLGVVYKDTDRPTFDQRIDNISEKAPARPVSQLLDSFTI
- a CDS encoding DUF1232 domain-containing protein; translation: MLRGLFYLLSMTGIPRILFRLMVDSRVPLRLKLLLPAAVAYIILPIDLVPDFIPWGIGRLDDLLVLVLAGMMFMLLSPREVLMEASGSPPQEGTRHDAGKGKRVIDGEYRRLDDE
- a CDS encoding type II toxin-antitoxin system HicA family toxin, with protein sequence MPKVRDAIRLVERDGWLHVRTRGSHRQFRHPDKPGKVTIPGHLSKDLSPSMWNSILRQAGLKGERQ
- a CDS encoding serine hydroxymethyltransferase, whose product is MTTLRESDPQIAEAIEGEIRRQRENINLIASENYASRAILEAQGSVMTNKYAEGYPGRRYYGGCEFIDVAESLAIQRAKELFGVDHANVQPHSGAQANMAAYFATIQPGDTVMGLSLDHGGHLTHGSPVNFSNKLYEFVPYTVDRELELIDYDEVRRLAQEHCPKIIVSGATAYTRTIEFDKFREIADEVDAILMADIAHIAGLIAAGEHPSPAGHAQMITSTTHKTLRGARGGMVLCDSDLARNVDRAVFPNAQGGPLQHAVAAKAVTFGEAMTDEFASYQQQVRANAKALGEALTNGGLRLVSGGTDNHMVLVDLRPLDVTGRQAEEALGRANIVVNRNAIPYDPKPPRVASGVRLGAAAITSRGLKENDTRKIGELILRVLNDIGNDSVQSQVRDEVLGLTPNFPIPGIDF
- a CDS encoding FtsX-like permease family protein, with protein sequence MIWLKWSWRDLRSRWVQVAAIAIVIAVGTGLFSGLRSMNVWRGLSNEASYAVANTFDLRVELSEGNLVDRGTLLRVLSDVDTGSVAVAEERLILPTQVSIETAAETILVPGRIVGVDVANGGPHVNSLHPQVGRNLTEADAESNVVTLEHNFAKFYDLPPQGSALLAGAEQVEYVGQSLAPEYFFVVTPEGGILAQANFAAVFTSIETAQQLTGMERKVNDLVLRLEPGADEDLLYDSMSERFGQIGGTVSRRLDDPSIRLMIEDVEGDQQFNTVLAIAIFGGAVFAAFNLTSRIVDSQRREIGVAMALGVPTRLVALRPLLFSAQVALLGVIFGIAMGIGVAEALGSYLSDFLPLPAWRTPFQFGVFAAAGAIGFLVPFLATAIPVWNGVRVAPIEAIRTGHLADRAGGMPKLLSMVRIPGQTLRQIPFRNVARAPRRTLLTALAIGAIVAVMVTVLGMLDSFIETIDRVGTATAGTSPDRVEIAFDTVYPTDSPLVENILDSPSAGSTETLFRTGGLLSHGEEAFEVLVEFIDYESDLWLPTIVDGSFDASGPGVVIAEKAAEDLGVGPGDTVTLSHPTVSSDGVFSLAQSELEVVGLHANPLRIGTFVDCRHCGSLGVADMTNVVLAMPAPGVEVDTLKQEMFGRPGVASVQKATASSEVFQDQFEQYTGILGFILAFVVLLALLIAYNTASINMDERRREHATMLAYGLPARTILGMAMTESAVLGLIATAFGMVGGYLMLQWVANVLMPNAFPDLGLQIVFNPASLVTVIALSVIAVAVAPVFTIFRLRKTDIPSTLRVME
- a CDS encoding type II toxin-antitoxin system HicB family antitoxin: MNYSVVFERMPDNYGAYVPDLPGCISAGDTWKEVQEMIREAIAFHVEGLVEDGEPLPTPKLSISDAMAYHIANLSEIEESSLELETTFGMVEVEVGLPVPAEVS